agATTAACAGTAGAGCtggtggggctccttgctcagtgggaagcctgccctCCACATATGTGCTCtgtctttctaataaataaataaaattaaaaaaataataaaaagtgtgacaccttaagatttaaaaaaaaaaaaaaaaaaaaagaggaagtagaGGTGGTCAGGCCTGGTAGGTTCTGCCAAAGATTCTGGTTTCCATCTAGATGGGAGCCACTCAAGGGGCATGGTTGTGACAGAATGAGAATTTCGCACTTTTGGAAAGACACCTGTGGGTGCCACAGGCTTGAGAAGGTATTGGAGGGAGCAACAGGCAAGTGGGAACCAGGTTTGGAGATTATTTTTACTCTAGGGAGCAATGATAGGATCCCAGGAGAGGGTTCCGAAGATTTGCAGTGGGGTTGGACAGCTGTCAGGGTGGGTAACCTATCCTCTGTGATCTTCCTTGCCTCAGATCCCACAATGTGTCCATCTCACACACAGGAGATGTTTCTCAAGGGAGTGCTCTCTGCACCTGGGGATGGGGGCACTCCATGCTAAGAGAAATCCCCAGTCACAAGACCACTGCCATTTCCAGAACCCCTGGTACTGTTGCTTCCCTCCGCCTCCGCCAATGACTGCCTTTAGGGGCCTTTGAACTTGCTGTCTCTTCTGCTTCCAGATACCTGTGTGCCTGGGGTCTTGATTCCACACTCTTGCCTCTGCTTACTGTCATTTTCTCAGTGAGGCCTTCTCTAactgccctatttttttttttttttttttttaaagtaggttccagacccaacatgggtcttgaactcagaGCCTCCAGATCAGGAGTccctccaccaactgagccagccaggtgcccctgaccaccCACCCTATTTTGAATTGCAATTTTTCCCTGGGGTGATTTCTACCCCTTCTCTCCTGTATTTTTCTCTAAAGCATTTTTCACCCTATGACATTCTCTATGTGTGATTGGcaccccttccccccgccccccccccgccccgtcccgcccCCGACCCGACCCCAGAGTAAGCTCTAAGTGAGCGGGAGTAGGGTCAGTTTTGATCACTTGTGGATCCATCGCCAGCATGcagaacagtgcctgccacatagtagGCATCTGTCCAGTGTTTGAGCGGAGTGGTGAAGGGGCGGGATGAACCTCTGTTTGCGGTTGGGCCAGCGGATGGCGGTGTCATTCGCTGGGTCGGGAAGCAGGGGCGGGTTGGGCGGGTGAAGTGGTTAGTTGGGGACAGGATGAGCAAGACACGCAAATGCGACTTTTCCCTCCTGCACGTTCTACAGCAGGAGGGCTCGGCACGGGCAGCGTCCAAGGCAGCCAGCCAGGCGATCCGTGTGGCGCTGGGGCTGCGTGTCCTGCCACAGGCGTGGACCACAAATATGACACGCGCAGGCTCCTCCTTGCAGGCAAAAGCCTAGCTCCGCACGCAAGCCGGGGCCCTTtgcaccgccccccccacccctcaccaatCGCGCACCCGCCAGGCTTCGGcgttcctctccctccaccctcacCTCCAGGCTCGCCTAGGGACTGGCGCTTTAAGAGCCCCGCCCCCGACTCCTCTCCCCCTTCGCGTGACTGTGCCGGGACCCGAGGTGGGGAGtcaggcagctgggtggctgCGCCAGGCTCCAGGGCCTTCTCACGCGACTGCTGGGCACCGCGCGCAGCCCAGGTGGAGCGGGGATGGGCCGCGTGACCTCTGCCCCCTGGAGGGATGTACCAAACAAGTGCACGCTAGCCTGGGGAGGCTTTTGCGCTGGGCGTCCCCCTCCTCGGTCCCTGGGCCCCCCCTTCTCCCCGGTCCGAGAGTCCCCCTCTTCTCGGTCACCTGGAGCTGGCCGCACAGCCTGCTCGATTTCTCCGCCCCTCCACTAAGCTGGCAGCCCCGGAGTCAAAAGGGAACCTCGAAGGCCTGTGGGTCCCCCCTGGAGGTACCCCCAAAGTGGTCCTAGAGCTAGTGAGGGCCAGTGAGCGCTCAGCGAGACTGAGCGTTTCCATCCATTCCCGCCTATCTATCGCCTATCTATCGGGGAGCTCAGACTTCGGCCAGTCACCCCGGCTCTGGGGGCTCTTGGGGAATGAAGCCAGCCCTTCGGCGCCTCTGGCCTTCCGGCCCCGGTGACCTCAGGGCTGGGGTCGCCGAGCTTCTCACGCGAGCCCGGACTCAGTAACCCGGGGGAAAGAGGTCATCACAAGGcagccccgccccgcctgccAGGCCCCCGTCAACTAGTAGCAAGAGGTAGGCACTTGCAAGCCCAGTGTCCTAGGGAGGCAAAAATTAGGGTGAGGGGTTACCGCACCCGGGTCTGGAGGGCTTCTCATACCGTGTCTTTGGGCGGTTTGGGGACTTTTTCAAATCCCCACCTCAGGTGGGGTCTGCGCTGTCCATCGGGACCTTGGAACTGGGGTCTCAAGTATCCCCAGCCGTCACCCCTTTTCCTGCTGGCACTTGGATGAGGAGACCCCATAGTGAGTTCTTACCTGTCCCTGAGTTCCCCCAACCCAGTCTAACCCCCACTTCCCATCTCCGGTTTCTCCCCTCTATCCCCTCTATCCTAGAGCAACCCCCTCTTCAgtcagcccctccctctgcctagcTCCAGGGGGTGTGGCCAAGCGCTCCAGCTGTTTATAAAGGTGGAAGTGCTTTTCACCCTCATCCTGAAGGTGACAGTTCCTAGGAGCCTTCCCTGATCTTCTTTGGGGTCTACGGCTTAAGAGACCACTTGTCCCAGCTCACTTCAGTACCTCCTCATAGCCGCAGGTGAGTGCTGGGGACTTCTGGCTTGCCCTTTTCCTCCCAACAGTAAGAAAATTTTGATGCCTCTTAGGTTTTCCTAGGTGGCCGCTGACCTGGCACCTCAAGAAAGGAGGCTAAGAGTGTCCTTAGTGACCAGGCACTCCACCTCCGTAGTGGGAATACTGAGGCCAGGGGAAAAACAGGAATTAGccaaggtcccacagctagtGTCAGAATTCTAGATTTTCCATGGGCTCCCTTCAAGGACTCTGGGATTCAGCCTCCAGTTCCATTCCCACTGACTCTCTGAAAGCCTCTGGGCTTCCCCATCAGGGTCACCTAGGAGGCTGGAATAAGTACCGTATACACTGCGGGAGGCAAGAATGATGTGCAGTGCCTTGTTCAAGCTGTGTGAGGAGGGGGGCTTCTCCCTGGGTGGACAGGTGGATGGAGGGGGCAGGTTGGGTTCTTATCTGTTGTACCTTGTCTCATCTAAAAGCTACCCCTGGCAGTCTCAACCCTCCTACACCCAAGGCCTGGCTTGTAACACCCAAGATGTGCTGGCCAGAACAAGAGAAGCTGCTCTGAACGAGAGTCCTGGGCACTGCCCAGGGCCCCTCCCTATCCCACTAACTGCCTTCTCTGTCCTGTGCTCTGGGGCAGTCTATGGGAGAGCCTACGGAGAGCTGGACTGTCAGTCCCTGAAAACTTACCAGTCACATCTTTCTTGGCCTCTTACTGTCGTGCTAAGGCTGGAGGTCATCTGGGCACCCCGTGTGCCGAAGGGAAACCATGGCACCCCAATACCTGTCCCTACATCACTCAAGGAGTCAGGGCTTGAAGGATCTAGCTCCTCCAGGAGGCCTCCCTAGACAGATGGCTGTATAAGGTAGGACCTAGGCAATCTCCCCATCTTAGGAAGTTCTGTGGGGAAACTAGGATTCAGATGGGGAGGCTCCCAGGTCAGATCTAGGTTTTCTGTTCTCTGAGATCTAACTGAGCCTCCTGAATCAAAGATCACATCCCCACTTCCACTCCAAGTGATATAACTGCCAGAAAGGCAAAATGACAAGTCCAAGGCCCGTGGACTTGGAATGGGGAAACCTGGAGCTCCTCATCTCCAGTCTGGGACACCTGGCAGGAGCCCCAGTCAGAGACCCATGTCTTGAAGAGAATACTCAATGAATTTGCACACCCTTTCTAGAACAATCCTAGAGAGAAAGTATTGTCTCCACTTCTCTTAAATTTAGATTGATTCCTAATTTCCCCAATTCCAGTCTAGTGTTTTCTTGCAGCCCTTATCTGGTGGGAGTCTTCCATTTATTCTCTGTTCTTTGGTGACTAGGAAATGGGGGAGGCCcagaccattcattcatttagaacTGAGCCCAGTGAAAACCCTGGCCTGGATTTCTGTGACCCGGAGCCTCTTGTAGCttttctctggttgcttttaaACCCTGGGTCAGTCTGACTCAGAGAGCCTCATGAGGCGGAGTAGTGTGGCTTAGGCAGTGGCCTTGGGGTTCCCTGTCACTTCCCTACCCTGTCCCAGGGTCTGGTCTGGCAGGATTCCCTAGACCCTGGGATGGAGATATAGAAAAGGGAGAGTTCTAGGAGAGAATGTGACCACTCTTCAAAGGGAGGTAGCTGTGACGGGAGCTTTGGAACTTCCTAGGGAATTTTCCCTGAGAGGtctgagtcccagctctgtcactgagGGGTGGGTGACTTCAGTCAAGTCAATAGCCCCTCTGGAGGTCAATGTCCCGAAATGTGAAATGAGCCCAAAGGAGCACATGATCCCTAGTTCTCCTGACGTCCTTGTTTCCCCAAGTGAGGTGGATAGTACTCAAGGGGGTTGGTGGTGACATATGTCGATTATGTGTTTGATAaacattagggggaaaaaatcaaaccTGTACTTTGACacgggttttttttgtttgggaTGATGCTATGTGGGTAGATTTAAagttgattatattttatttttttaagattttatttatttgtttgacagagatcacaagtaggcagagaggcaggcagagagagaaggaagcaggctccctgctaagtagagatcgctgtgatgtggggctccaccccaggaccctgggatcatgacttgagccggatccaaaggtagaggctttagcccactgagccaccctgacgcccctaaagttaattttagaaaagtataaaataagcgACAGTACAGGTGCTATATGAGAATCACAGACTGAGGTGTagaaaacccttttttaaaaaatttattttattttattttatttcatttccctttaagggggctccacgctgggcttgaactcacaaccctgagatcaagacctgagctgacatcaagagttggatgcttaactgactgagccacctaggagccccaagGAAAAACCTGTTTTAGATAGGTGCAACAGTGTTCTGGAATTGGGCACTTTGGGTTGGGAGTGTGGATCCAACACTGTGTGACCTTGTGctagttacttaacctctctgagcctcaatatAGTCTACCTTATAGGCTGTGGCCAGGACTGAATGAATGACTGTGAAATTCTTGGCACATGGCCGCATCTCAACAAACAGCTTCTCccatcttctcctctccttcatgtCCAGATACTGTTCTGGATAGgaaaatttctcctttctttgacCAGCATGCTGACACTTTAGGACACTGGTTCCTCATATCCCCCCATCTGATATCTTGGTCttttctccccaccctgcctctcagcAGTCATCTGGAGAACTCTACACTGATGATGTCCTCTGTGTCCAGACTCTCCATCCCCATCTCGGCCACAGAGTTTCTTCTGGTCTCTGCCGTCTTCTGCCTAGTGCTCTGGGTGGTCAGGGCCAGGCAGCCTCGGGTTCCCAAAGGCCTGAAGAGTCCACCAGGGCCGTGGGGATGGCCCCTGCTGGGGAACGTGCTGACCTTGGGGAAGACCCCACACCTGGCGCTGACGAGGCTGAGCCAGAGGTACGGGGATGTGCTGCAAATCCACATTGGCTCCACACCTGTGCTGGTGCTCAGCAGCCTGGACACCATCCGGCAGGCCCTGGTGCGGCAGGGGGATGATTTCAAGGGCCGGCCTGACCTCTACAGCTTCACTCTGGTTACTAATGGCCAAAGCATGACCTTCAACCCGGACTCTGGACCAGCGTGGGCTGTGCGCAGGCGCCTGGCCCAGAATGCCCTGAAGAGCTTCTCCACCGCATCAGACCCGGCTTCCTCGTGCACCTGCTACCTGGAAGAGCACGTGAGCAAGGAGGCAGAGGCCCTCCTTGGCAGGCTGCAGCAGCAGATGGCAGAGGCTGGGTGCTTTGAACCCTACAGATATGTAGTGGTATCGGTGGCTAATGTCATCTGTGCCATGTGCTTTGGCAAGCGCTATGACCATGATGACCAAGAGCTACTTAGCTTAGTGAACCTGAGTAATGAGTTCGGGGAGGCGGTTGCCTTTGGGAGCCCCGTGGACTTCTTCCCCATCCTTCGTTACTTGCCCAACCCCACCCTGGATTCCTTCAAGGACCTGAATAAGAAGTTCTATAACTTCATGCAAAAGTTGGTCAAGGAACACTACAGAACATTTGAGAAGGTACTGGCTGGGGAGAGGTAGGCGACTGTGGGGAGCAATAGGGTTGGGGTCGGAAGGTCAGAGACAACTGGAGGAGTAGGGGGTTTGGCGGGCTCTCAGGGACTTCACCCTGCGATTTTGAGGCAAGTTGTCGAGTGGACTCCGTCCTTGGCAGGGAAATAGAACTTTTCCTTAATTGGCTTTTCTATCCTTCCATTAGACAGCAATATTTACTGAATCGAATATCCAGTTTGCGCAGGACCCAAGGCCAGTGGTTATGGGCAACAGAGAGTTAAAAAGCTGGTCTCCTGGCCTCATAGATGACACCTCTGTCTCTGGGGTCCCTTAAATTGGGGCTACCTGCATTCCAAGGCAGGAGAGAGCCTTAAAGAGGCAGAAAAGCTGGTCTGGCAGCCTTGGGGTAGAGGGGTCACCTCTTGAATGAAGGTGCTAGGGATGTGAGGAACCAGTCCTCATGGAAAGGTAGGCCTGGATTTGGGATCTCGTTCACCTGTGGGCCTTCCCTACCCAGGGCCACATTCGGGATATCACAGACAGCCTGATCGAGCACTGCCAGGAGAAGAGGCTAGATGAAAATGCCAACATCCAGCTGTCTGACGAGAAGATTGTTAACGTTGTCTTGGACCTGTTTGGAGCAGGTATGAGCTACCCCTTCGTGCCTTTCCTATGCCCAGCTGCCCAGACCTGCCAACTGCTTGAGCTTTCCCTTTGTTTTCCGCGGGGCAGGATTTGACACGGTCACAACTGCCATCTCCTGGAGCCTCCTGTACCTGGTGACAAACCCCAATGTGCAGAAAAAGATCCAGGAGGAGCTGGGTAAGTGGGGGCTTCCTTTGATCCTTTGAAGTACTCAAGGCAGAAGGCCTGGCCAGGTTCTGGGCAGCCCCTTCATGCACatagtccttttattttattttattgtaaatattttatttatttgagacagtgagtgagagaggagagcacaagctgggggagggtagggggagagggagaggaagaagagggctccctgttaagcagggagcccaatgcggggctcaatcccaggaccccaagatcatgacctgagccgaaggcagatgcttagcagactgagccacccaggtgccccacatggtCCTTTATGTTCTGCAGACACAGTAATTGGCAGGGCCCGGCAGCCCCGGCTCTCCGACAGGCCCCAGCTGCCCTACATGGAGGCCTTCATCCTGGAGATATTCCGACACGCTTCCTTCATCCCCTTTACCATCCCTCATAGGTGAGGCTCCATGGATCGACTGCTGTCCCTCCAGTCCATGCACCCCATCAGGGCCAGTGGGAGGGAACAGTGTGGGAGGCAAGGGGATGTCCTTGTGGTCCTGAGCCTGACTGGGCTTCCTTCTTCCCCAGCACCACAAGAGACACAAGCCTCAGTGGCTTTTACATCCCCAAGGGACGTTGTGTCTTTGTGAACCAGTGGAAGATCAACCATGACCAGTAAGTTGAGAGGAGGCAAGGGCAACTCTGCCCTCTCCCGAACTCCAAACCCTGCTGTCTTCGGGCCACTTGGCCATCCCCTACCCTTCCAGGCTGGGGTTCAACCCACTGGATGCTTCTGAGCCCCTGGGCTACCACTTTAGCTGCTTCTCTCTGATTACAGGAAGCTCTGGGGTGACCCATCTAAGTTCCGACCAGAACGATTTCTCAATCTCGATGGCACCATCAACAAGGCACTGAGTGAGAAGGTGATTCTCTTTGGTATGGGCAAGCGGAAGTGCATCGGTGAGACCATTGCCCGCCTGGAGGTCTTTCTCTTCCTGGCCATCCTGCTGCAGCAGGTGGAATTCAGTGTGCCCCAGGGCACAAGGGTGGACATGACCCCCATCTATGGGCTGACCATGAAGCATGCCCGCTGTGAGCACTTCCAAGTGCGGGTGCGCACTTAGGGACTTGAGAGCCCTGCAGCCTAGACTCTGCCTACCTGGCCTGTCTGGGTAGCCAGGACAGGGGACTGGCCCAGGTCTGGGGGGTGTTCTAAGCCTCAGC
This Mustela nigripes isolate SB6536 chromosome 13, MUSNIG.SB6536, whole genome shotgun sequence DNA region includes the following protein-coding sequences:
- the LOC131999167 gene encoding cytochrome P450 1A1, encoding MWGSTPGPWDHDLSRIQSSHLENSTLMMSSVSRLSIPISATEFLLVSAVFCLVLWVVRARQPRVPKGLKSPPGPWGWPLLGNVLTLGKTPHLALTRLSQRYGDVLQIHIGSTPVLVLSSLDTIRQALVRQGDDFKGRPDLYSFTLVTNGQSMTFNPDSGPAWAVRRRLAQNALKSFSTASDPASSCTCYLEEHVSKEAEALLGRLQQQMAEAGCFEPYRYVVVSVANVICAMCFGKRYDHDDQELLSLVNLSNEFGEAVAFGSPVDFFPILRYLPNPTLDSFKDLNKKFYNFMQKLVKEHYRTFEKGHIRDITDSLIEHCQEKRLDENANIQLSDEKIVNVVLDLFGAGFDTVTTAISWSLLYLVTNPNVQKKIQEELDTVIGRARQPRLSDRPQLPYMEAFILEIFRHASFIPFTIPHSTTRDTSLSGFYIPKGRCVFVNQWKINHDQKLWGDPSKFRPERFLNLDGTINKALSEKVILFGMGKRKCIGETIARLEVFLFLAILLQQVEFSVPQGTRVDMTPIYGLTMKHARCEHFQVRVRT